CCGAAGAACCCCACCCTCGCCAAAGCTACGCTTTGTCTCCCCTCTCCCGAAGAGCGGGGAGGGGATTAAGGGGAGCCAGTGCGGTCTTCTCCCAAGGGGAGACGCCAAGGGCGATGGGGTCTCCCCAAGTGGAGCATCTGGCGTGTGGGGTGCAATGACTGTGGTTAGCATAACTAATTCTGCGGACACGATATTAGAGGGCGATCGCACTCACTACCCCTACCGCAATCCCTACAAATTTATGCTCAAAGATGTATTGACAAAATTCACTTATTTTTAATTTGTGACAAATGGGAGGGGTGTGGGGATATGTTTTTATTGAGTGCATAAATCAGAAAATGCATCGAACTAAACAGTATGGGATGAATAAATATATCCCTAGCATTGGATATTGCATTTAATTGGAGTATTACGTATAAATTCTCAACACTCGCAATTTAGTTCAGACAATAAAACAGATTTAGAAGCTCTAGGTTTAATCAAAAAGTTAGATAACGAGACCTCTCAAGTTATTAGCGGTGGAGGCTTCCTAGATGGACTCGACCTAGGAGGCGTATCACTCATACCCAATCCCAATCTCAATCCAACCGGATCGAAAAATACACTTGACATATACAATGGGACTTCTTCTCCGCTCTATTTTGATTTAAGCTTTGGTAATACAATTTCGCAAGATCTTCAACTAAAACCCGGTAATTCAATAGTCTTTTCAGACCAAGCAACAATAGCTGATGTGAGGTTTGATGGAGATTTGTACACAGATGGTATTCAACTAAATAAAACTACCGTCAACGCTCCTGGAAATTATGCTTTTGTCTTAGGTTCCAATGGGATACTAAGTCTCATCTAATGCAATGCTTCTTAGTTGCAAATATCTTTGAAAATACTAGTCTGCCATGATTTGTTCTATAAAAAAATTATGGCAGACAGCGTGAAAACAAAAAATTGCAGCAGTGCTTATAATAGCTTAATTGGTACATTGAGAATTGCCAAAAATATTGATTTATATAATGATATAATGTTTATCCAGTAAGGGTTACAGCCTTAGCGGAACTTTCTGTTCGATTGCTCATTACCCCCTGATTACACACATAAAAAAACCTGATCTTTATCAATGCGATGCCTACGGCGGGCTGCGCCTACGCAGTAATTATCTGGATTTGATAAATTAGAGTCAGTAATGCCAACAGAAGCGGAGGCGCGATTGCTCTAAAGATAATCTACACTCAAGGAGATACCGATAGTTTTCAGCTTCTGTTATGTCCTCAACTCTAGATTCTTTGCCACCTGCGCTCGCTAAAATTGTCCAGCGCTTTCAACGCGCTTCCGAACCGAAGCGACGCTACGAACAGCTAATCTGGTATGCTCAGAAGCTCAATGAGTTTCCAGAAGCGGAGAAATTACCCGAAAATAAAGTTCCTGGTTGCGTGTCTCAAGTTTTTATCACCGCAGCTTTGGATGACGGTAAAGTTGTGTTTCAGGGCGAGTCTGATTCCCAGTTAACCAAAGGTTTAGTAGGTCTTCTCGTTGAAGGATTGCATGGACTAACGCCAACTGAGATTGTCCAACTTACCCCAGATTTTATTCAAGAAACAGGTTTAAACGTTAGCCTGACACCTTCCCGTGCGAATGGATTTTACAATATTTTTAAAACTATGCAAAAAAAAGCATTGGAATGTAAGTTAGATTTGCCTAACTAAACTTGGTCATTGGTCATTGGTGATTTGCAAAGG
This portion of the Nostoc sp. GT001 genome encodes:
- a CDS encoding SufE family protein → MSSTLDSLPPALAKIVQRFQRASEPKRRYEQLIWYAQKLNEFPEAEKLPENKVPGCVSQVFITAALDDGKVVFQGESDSQLTKGLVGLLVEGLHGLTPTEIVQLTPDFIQETGLNVSLTPSRANGFYNIFKTMQKKALECKLDLPN